In a genomic window of Plectropomus leopardus isolate mb chromosome 6, YSFRI_Pleo_2.0, whole genome shotgun sequence:
- the LOC121944492 gene encoding LOW QUALITY PROTEIN: activating signal cointegrator 1 complex subunit 2-like (The sequence of the model RefSeq protein was modified relative to this genomic sequence to represent the inferred CDS: deleted 2 bases in 1 codon), protein MACARVPLDEQQVTEPGPLGKEHTLPALHPARKEERCFVPYKSPPEDGSPAEVEEFLEHAKFITEDLEWLLTLPHDKFWCQVVFDESLQRCLDSYLHHAPRGLDLATLPSSPAVADMQRSVHRLVFLTFLRMATHKESKDNFITPAVFGEIIYENFLFDIPKILDLCVLFGKGNSQLLQKMIENIFTQQPSYYSDLDETVPTVLQVFDTIVDKCGLHCEGAAAMEPMKLNAHKQPTAMTMSQQELVDLILYLCDSTTTIHAFLDIFPAACSSFHSHCFLSRLTSFYETAVPDLEKAVKKRNFDDKGLQEDLWKRLSHSCRKIVEMAHLLLHHTCLQPILEGGENLQTFAEELLQHFSSFLPEKRFLSDYDEQFPIADDISLLQQAVPVIDETRTSYLLQGVESAWDCVGRRRPHGQTQRQGAAAGDAAAAAGFKLQEEREPKGGESLRGAEAVLDVPQKGNNGAVCPVSEAELESLLSCIRDLLPDLGEGFLLACLQEYDYNSELVINNILEDRLAPNLDKLDRAMPRPVKEKLSDVLNVRSNVFDDDEFDVFRRDQVDMSRIWKGRRKGESVRETLNDKQHIAEQKARYQAYETVVDEVVIEPGESAEAFGLDDYDDEYDDTYDMSQVGANDLDGDSLLSRRPFTVPQVLRKGNKPELEEEGEDEEEEPLQNNVNRDQFVQDPALLRERAEARRAAMQQRKGFRPERPANVVGQPKGQGQTLETYLDRRKKEANKSRGANHNRRNMADRKRNKGMIPS, encoded by the exons ATGGCCTGCGCCCGAGTGCCACTGGATGAGCAGCAGGTGACCGAGCCGGGCCCGCTGGGAAAAGAGCACACGCTGCCTGCACTG CACCCGGCCAGGAAGGAGGAGCGCTGCTTTGTGCCTTACAAATCCCCCCCAGAAGACGGCTCTCCGGCTGAGGTGGAggagtttttggaacatgccaaaTTCATCACAGAGGACCTGGAGTGGCTGCTGACGCTGCCTCATGACAAGTTCTGGTGTCAG GTGGTGTTTGACGAGTCTCTGCAGAGGTGTCTGGATTCATACCTGCATCACGCCCCTCGCGGCCTCGACCTCGCCACCCTGCCCTCCTCCCCAGCAGTAGCCGACATGCAGCGCTCCGTCCACAGGTTGGTCTTCTTGACCTTCCTCAGGATGGCCACACACAAAGAGTCTAAG GACAACTTTATCACGCCAGCTGTGTTTGGAGAAATTATCTATGAGAACTTCCTGTTTGACATTCCCAAAATCCTGGATCTGTGCGTGCTCTTCGGAAAGGGCAACAGCCAGCTGCTGCAAAAGATGATCG agaACATCTTCACCCAGCAGCCGTCTTACTACAGCGACCTGGATGAGACGGTGCCCACTGTGTTACAG GTGTTCGACACCATCGTGGACAAGTGCGGTCTCCACTGTGAGGGAGCCGCCGCCATGGAGCCCATGAAGCTGAACGCACACAAACAGCCCACTGCCATGACCATGAGCCAGCAG GAACTTGTAGATCTTATTCTGTACCTGTGTGACTCGACCACCACCATCCATGCCTTCCTGGACATCTTCCCTGCCGCCTGCTCCAGCTTCCACTCCCACTGCTTCCTCAGCAG ACTGACCTCGTTTTAT GAGACCGCTGTGCCTGACCTGGAGAAGGCGGTGAAGAAGAGAAACTTTGATGATAAAGG TCTTCAGGAGGACTTGTGGAAGAGATTGTCCCACTCCTGTCGTAAGATAGTGGAGATGGCTCACCTGCTGCTGCATCACACCTGCCTACAGCCGATCCTGGAGGG CGGAGAAAACCTACAAACATTTGCAGAGGAGCTCCTACAgcatttctcatcttttttaCCCGAGAAAAG GTTCTTGTCAGACTACGATGAGCAGTTCCCCATCGCAGACGACATCAGCCTCCTACAACAGGCCGTCCCCGTCAT TGACGAGACGCGGACGTCCTACCTGCTCCAGGGGGTGGAGAGCGCCTGGGACTGCGTGGGCCGACGGAGACCACACGGTCAGACTCAGCGTCAGGGAGCAGCGGCCGGTgacgctgcagctgcagctggctTTAAACTTCAGGAGGAGCGAGAGCCAAAAGGAGGAGAGAGCCTGAGGGGAGCCGAGGCCGTGCTGGACGTTCCCCAAAAAGGAAACAAC GGTGCGGTGTGTCCGGTGAGCGAGGCGGAGCTGGAGTCTCTGCTGTCGTGTATCAGGGACCTGCTGCCCGATTTGGGCGAAGGCTTCCTGCTGGCCTGCCTGCAGGAGTACGACTACAACTCTGAGCTGGTCATCAACAACATCCTGGAGGACCGCCTGGCCCCCAACCTGGACAAACTGGACCGAGCCATGCCGAG GCCAGTGAAGGAGAAGCTTTCAGATGTCCTGAACGTCAGATCGAATGTGTTTGATGACGACGAGTTTGACGTCTTCCGCAGAGACCAGGTGGACATGTCCCGCATCTGGAAGGGCAGGAG gAAAGGTGAGAGCGTTCGAGAGACGCTGAACGACAAGCAGCACATAGCGGAGCAGAAAGCTCGTTATCAGGCCTACGAGACGGTGGTGGACGAGGTCGTCATCGAACCCGGCGAGAGCGCAGAAGCCTTCGGCCTGGACGACTACGACGACGAGTACGACGACACCTACGACATGAGCCAGGTGGGAGCCAATGACCTGGATGGAGACAGTTTACTGAGCAGAAG GCCGTTCACGGTCCCGCAGGTActgagaaaaggaaacaaaccaGAAttggaggaggagggtgaagaCGAAGAGGAGGAACCACTTCAG aacaatGTAAACAGGGACCAGTTTGTGCAGGACCCGGCTCTGCTGAGGGAGAGAGCTGAAGCCAGAAGAGCCGCCATGCAGCAGAGGAAAGG TTTCCGACCAGAGCGTCCCGCTAACGTGGTGGGCCAACCCAAAGGCCAAGGACAAACCCTGGAGACGTACCTGGACCGACGCAAGAAGGAGGCCAACAAGAGCCGCGGGGCGAACCACAACCGCCGCAACATGGCCGACCGCAAGAGGAACAAAGGCATGATCCCCTCCTGA
- the rnf215 gene encoding RING finger protein 215 isoform X1 produces the protein MAAARCCLWLTLPLVLLRWPGLLVAAEQVALVEVFLEQRPGVSTLLQGEVVESGSWSSEHREGDRDELEGELVLVQSEETQVSAGKSDDDEQEPWIGVVPVEMDDSKASTGNQESFADAMVNKMKRALVLGASALIILALNQNTVSEMDLSQVLSKPIIVIQTSENVTKLIGALLRGLQATAKITYKTILQDNLGATLTLWSSCGRSRGGRYGEWQGVICTGETNSQVQKYLQKLWDTVLLVALILSTGVIVQARWQYQDHQLNDDLQLSPKQDVLKRMSSLKTKTYRQPKPRCDPSQLGETDNCAVCLEPFNNNQCLRVLPCLHEYHRDCVDPWLLLHHTCPLCKRSILASAKKVNTHLTSTDEAAPGIKSRLFLSDTPVAIFLTDLATSSFLQWIVGANTHSSKQLAGRLDFGVVRF, from the exons ATGGCCGCAGCTCGCTGCTGTCTCTGGCTGACGTTACCCCTCGTCCTGCTGCGGTGGCCGGGGCTGCTGGTCGCGGCGGAGCAGGTCGCTTTGGTGGAGGTTTTCCTGGAGCAGCGGCCCGGTGTCAGCACGCTGCTCCAGGGGGAGGTGGTGGAGTCCGGCAGCTGGAGCTCCGAGCACCGGGAGGGGGACCGGGATGAGCTGGAGGGGGAGCTGGTCCTG gTGCAGAGTGAGGAGACGCAGGTGAGCGCGGGAAAAAGCGACGACGACGAGCAGGAGCCGTGGATCGGAGTGGTTCCCGTGGAGATGGACGACAGCAAAGCCTCCACCGGAAACCAGGAGTCCTTTGCTGATGCGATGGTCAATAAG ATGAAGCGAGCGTTGGTCCTCGGAGCTTCTGCGCTGATCATTCTGGCTCTCAACCAAAACACTGTCAGTGAG ATGGATCTGTCTCAGGTGCTCTCCAAGCCCATCATTGTGATCCAGACATCTGAAAATGTCACCAAGCTGATCGGAGCTCTGCTGAG GGGTCTTCAGGCGACAGCAAAAATCACGTACAAGACGATCCTGCAGGACAACCTG GGAGCCACGCTCACGCTGTGGTCCAGCTGCGGTCGATCGAGAGGAGGGCGCTACGGAGAGTGGCAGGGGGTCATCTGCACGGGAGAGACCAACTCTCAGGTCCAG AAGTACCTGCAGAAGCTGTGGGACACGGTCCTCCTCGTGGCTCTGATCCTCAGCACCGGAGTCATTGTCCAGGCTCGCTGGCAGTACCAGGACCACCAGCTGAACGACGACCTGCAG CTCTCTCCTAAACAGGATGTCCTTAAGAGAATGTCGTCCCTGAAGACCAAAACATACCGTCAGCCCAAACCGCGGTGTGACCCGTCCCAGCTGGGGGAGACGGACAACTGTGCCGTCTGTCTGGAGCCGTTCAACAACAACCAG TGTCTGCGGGTGCTGCCGTGTCTTCATGAGTACCACAGAGACTGTGTGGACCcctggctgctgctgcatcacacCTGTCCTCTGTGCAAACGCAGCATCCTCG CGTCTGCAAAGAAAGTTAACACTCACCTCACCTCCACTGATGAAGCAGCTCCGGGAATCAAGTCTCGTCTCTTCCTCAGTGACACTCCAGTagccatttttttaactgacctCGCCACTTCTTCCTTCCTGCAGTGGATTGtgggagcaaacacacactcgtcAAAGCAGCTGGCCGGCCGTCTGGACTTTGGAGTGGTCCGGTTTTGA
- the rnf215 gene encoding RING finger protein 215 isoform X2 gives MAAARCCLWLTLPLVLLRWPGLLVAAEQVALVEVFLEQRPGVSTLLQGEVVESGSWSSEHREGDRDELEGELVLVQSEETQVSAGKSDDDEQEPWIGVVPVEMDDSKASTGNQESFADAMVNKMKRALVLGASALIILALNQNTVSEMDLSQVLSKPIIVIQTSENVTKLIGALLRGLQATAKITYKTILQDNLGATLTLWSSCGRSRGGRYGEWQGVICTGETNSQVQKYLQKLWDTVLLVALILSTGVIVQARWQYQDHQLNDDLQLSPKQDVLKRMSSLKTKTYRQPKPRCDPSQLGETDNCAVCLEPFNNNQCLRVLPCLHEYHRDCVDPWLLLHHTCPLCKRSILGSVCKES, from the exons ATGGCCGCAGCTCGCTGCTGTCTCTGGCTGACGTTACCCCTCGTCCTGCTGCGGTGGCCGGGGCTGCTGGTCGCGGCGGAGCAGGTCGCTTTGGTGGAGGTTTTCCTGGAGCAGCGGCCCGGTGTCAGCACGCTGCTCCAGGGGGAGGTGGTGGAGTCCGGCAGCTGGAGCTCCGAGCACCGGGAGGGGGACCGGGATGAGCTGGAGGGGGAGCTGGTCCTG gTGCAGAGTGAGGAGACGCAGGTGAGCGCGGGAAAAAGCGACGACGACGAGCAGGAGCCGTGGATCGGAGTGGTTCCCGTGGAGATGGACGACAGCAAAGCCTCCACCGGAAACCAGGAGTCCTTTGCTGATGCGATGGTCAATAAG ATGAAGCGAGCGTTGGTCCTCGGAGCTTCTGCGCTGATCATTCTGGCTCTCAACCAAAACACTGTCAGTGAG ATGGATCTGTCTCAGGTGCTCTCCAAGCCCATCATTGTGATCCAGACATCTGAAAATGTCACCAAGCTGATCGGAGCTCTGCTGAG GGGTCTTCAGGCGACAGCAAAAATCACGTACAAGACGATCCTGCAGGACAACCTG GGAGCCACGCTCACGCTGTGGTCCAGCTGCGGTCGATCGAGAGGAGGGCGCTACGGAGAGTGGCAGGGGGTCATCTGCACGGGAGAGACCAACTCTCAGGTCCAG AAGTACCTGCAGAAGCTGTGGGACACGGTCCTCCTCGTGGCTCTGATCCTCAGCACCGGAGTCATTGTCCAGGCTCGCTGGCAGTACCAGGACCACCAGCTGAACGACGACCTGCAG CTCTCTCCTAAACAGGATGTCCTTAAGAGAATGTCGTCCCTGAAGACCAAAACATACCGTCAGCCCAAACCGCGGTGTGACCCGTCCCAGCTGGGGGAGACGGACAACTGTGCCGTCTGTCTGGAGCCGTTCAACAACAACCAG TGTCTGCGGGTGCTGCCGTGTCTTCATGAGTACCACAGAGACTGTGTGGACCcctggctgctgctgcatcacacCTGTCCTCTGTGCAAACGCAGCATCCTCG GCAGCGTCTGCAAAGAAAGTTAA